The Clostridia bacterium genome includes a window with the following:
- a CDS encoding DEAD/DEAH box helicase encodes MKFQDLNLSKEIKRAIEDMGFEEATPIQARSIMHILQGKDVIGQAQTGTGKTAAFGIPILEKVDKQNNKPQVLIVSPTRELAIQTAEEIRKLSKYKENIKILPVYGGQPIDRQIRALKKGVQIIIGTPGRIMDHMRRRTLKMGTVNMVVLDEADEMLDMGFREDIETILQGTSSKRQTVMFSATIPQQILELRNKYQKNPLIIKVVHKELTVPSIEQLYFEVKPTNKLEALCRLIDMYNPKLSLVFCNTKRKVDELVIQLQARGYFADGLHGDLKQPQRDKVMAKFRNGNVEILVATDVAARGIDVENIEAVFNYDIPQDEEYYVHRIGRTGRAGKTGRAFTFAVGKEIYKLKTIQRYAKTKIKRQDIPSISDVEEIKINNFLEKVKDVIEEGGLKKYVNLIEKILKEDSTEDFTSIDIAAALLKMSINEENKKDVELNHEYDNTGAEDGMVRLFINIGRNHKVGAKHIVGAIAGETSLSGKLIGTIDVFDKYTFVEVPREYAKEVLSIMKNSKIRGNKINIEPAKSR; translated from the coding sequence ATGAAATTTCAAGATTTAAATTTATCAAAGGAAATAAAAAGAGCCATCGAGGATATGGGATTTGAGGAAGCAACTCCCATTCAGGCAAGGTCTATCATGCATATATTACAAGGAAAGGATGTAATCGGCCAAGCTCAAACAGGGACAGGAAAAACAGCGGCCTTCGGCATTCCAATATTGGAAAAAGTGGACAAACAAAATAACAAACCTCAGGTTTTGATTGTGTCCCCTACCAGGGAATTAGCCATACAGACAGCTGAAGAAATTAGAAAACTTTCTAAATATAAAGAGAATATAAAGATTTTGCCGGTTTACGGTGGTCAACCTATAGATAGGCAGATAAGGGCATTGAAAAAAGGTGTACAGATCATCATCGGCACTCCGGGAAGAATAATGGACCATATGCGCCGCAGAACATTGAAGATGGGCACCGTCAATATGGTTGTGCTTGACGAGGCAGATGAAATGTTGGATATGGGGTTTAGAGAAGATATTGAAACTATTTTACAGGGGACAAGCTCCAAAAGACAAACAGTCATGTTCTCTGCTACAATACCCCAGCAAATTTTAGAGCTGAGAAATAAATATCAGAAAAACCCTCTGATAATAAAAGTGGTGCACAAGGAATTGACCGTTCCCAGCATTGAACAGCTCTACTTTGAAGTAAAGCCCACAAACAAACTAGAGGCTTTGTGCAGATTGATAGATATGTATAACCCCAAATTATCATTGGTTTTTTGCAATACTAAAAGGAAGGTGGACGAGTTAGTAATTCAATTGCAGGCCAGAGGTTATTTTGCAGACGGGCTGCATGGGGATCTAAAACAACCCCAGAGGGACAAAGTGATGGCAAAATTCCGAAACGGGAATGTGGAAATATTAGTAGCTACCGATGTGGCAGCCAGAGGTATAGATGTGGAAAATATCGAAGCAGTATTCAATTATGATATACCCCAGGATGAAGAATATTATGTTCACCGAATTGGAAGGACCGGAAGAGCAGGAAAAACCGGCAGAGCTTTTACATTTGCAGTAGGAAAGGAAATCTACAAGCTTAAAACCATACAAAGATATGCCAAGACAAAGATCAAACGCCAAGATATACCTTCTATAAGCGATGTGGAAGAAATAAAGATAAATAACTTTTTAGAAAAAGTTAAAGATGTGATAGAAGAAGGCGGCTTGAAAAAATATGTTAATTTGATAGAAAAAATACTCAAAGAAGATTCTACAGAAGACTTTACTTCTATCGATATAGCAGCCGCTTTGCTCAAAATGTCAATAAATGAAGAGAATAAAAAAGATGTGGAGCTCAACCATGAATACGACAATACAGGGGCAGAAGACGGAATGGTTCGATTGTTTATAAATATAGGCAGAAATCACAAGGTGGGTGCAAAGCATATAGTGGGAGCCATTGCAGGCGAAACAAGTCTTTCGGGCAAATTGATCGGAACCATTGATGTTTTTGATAAATACACCTTTGTAGAGGTTCCTAGGGAATATGCCAAGGAAGTGCTCAGTATAATGAAAAACAGTAAAATAAGAGGCAACAAAATAAAT